A segment of the Flavobacteriales bacterium genome:
GGCCTGCTGCTGGTCGGTTGGGCCTGGCTGCGCGGCTACACCCGGCACAACGAGCTGATGCGCGTGCCCGATCTGGCGGGGGCCACCTTGGCTGAGGCCGAGGGCTTGCTGGCCAAGCGCGACCTGAGCGCCGTGGTGATCGACAGCGTCTTCGTGGAGGATCGGCCCAAAGGCACCGTGGTGGACCAGGATCCCGATGCCGGCAAGGAGGTGAAGCCCGGGCGCAAGGTGTACCTGGTGCTGAATGCCAATCAGCCCAAGATGATCGACATGCCCAAGCTCGTGGATCTGAGCAAGCGCCAGGCGCTGAGCGTGCTGGATATCCTCGGCCTCAAGGTGAAGGAGATGCAGTACAAGCCCGATCCCTGCGTGGATTGCGTGATCGCGCAGCTGTACAAGGGCCATCCCATCGCACCCGATGAGCGCATTCGCCGGGGCGAGGCCATCACCTTGGTGCTCGGGGCAGGGGAGAAGGGCGAGCGAGTGCCTGTGCCCGACCTCACCGGCCTGAGCATGGCCGACGTGCAGTTGGTGTTGAACATGGCATCCTTGAACCTTGGGGTGCAGGTCGAATGCCTTGGCTGCAATACTGCGGCGGATTCCGCGTTCGCGCGGGTGCGCAGGCAGAGCCCGGCCGCAGGCGCCAGCAACCGCATCGCTTTGGGCAGCACCATCGACCTTTGGCTCACCGCCGATACCGCCGGCCTGCGACCTGCCGATGATTGGAATGACCCCTCGCGCTACACTAGCCCCGATAGCCTCCATGAACCGTAGCCGATTATTCTTCATGGGCATCGCCCTGCTTGCAGCCGAAGGGCTCATCGCACAAGCTGAAGTGCTCACGCCCTTGCAGGCGCGGCCCGTCCCCGAAGCCATCCGAGCCTTGCGGAAGGCCGACGGCCTCAACGAGCACTTCATCTACTTGAATGACACCCAGACCCTGCCCATCGTCGATGATTTCTCCATCGACCGCACCCGTAAGCGCTGGGCGCAGGCCACGGATCCCGGGGTCACCCTCGAGGAGACCATTTACCGCTTGGAAGTGGCCGGCGCGAGCACTTGGGACATGGTCTTCAGCGACGATACCACCTTCACCTACCTCACCGACATGGATCCCGTGCCCCCGGTGACCACCCGCACACCGCTGCCGCCGATCACGGTGCTCTTGCGCGATGTCACGGTTTATCCTCCCACGGACCTCGTCGTGGAAGCTTGGCCGGCCTACAACATCTTCGATACCATCCAGAGCCCGTCGCCCGACATCCTCTTCCTCACCAGCCCGGAGCTGATCCAGGATTCGCTCCTGGTCTATGAAGTTCCCATCGATACGCGCACCTACATGAACCCGGATAACAGCGTGCGCCCGCTTATCCTATGGGAGGACGACGACGTGTACATCAACGGCAACTATCCCATTGAGCCGCCCACCATCGGAGTGGCCACCTTCGATGGATTGGCGCGCACCGGTTACCCGTACGATTATGAGCAGTTCACGGCCTATGGAATCGCCGACCACCTGACCTCGGTGCCCATCGACCTTTCCACGTTCGGACCAGAGGACTCCCTCTACCTGAGTTTCTTCTACCAGACCATCGGCCTCAGCGCCGACAACGACGTGCAGCCCGTGGATAGCCTGGTGCTCGAATTCTGGAACCCGCTGGGCTTCTGGAACCGCGTGTGGCGTACGCCCTACGTGCCCCAGGCAGCCTTCGAGCAGGTGCTGGTGCCCATCAAGCTCGCCCAGTATTTCCAGGGCGATTTCCGGTTCCGCTTCCTCAACTACGGCCGGCTGAGCGGTTCCTATGATCACTGGCACCTCGATTATGTGCGCCTCGACCAGCAGCGCAGCTTCGACGATACGCGCCTGATCGATGTGGCCTACATGTACCCGGAGACCAGTTTGCTGCAGACGTACACTAGCGTCACCTTCGGGAAGTTCGCCGAGACGCCATCGACCTACATGGCCCCGAGCATCACCGCATCGCAGCGGAACCTGGACACCGAGGACCGCTTCATCACCTACGGCATGCTCGCGCGCGAGGAGAACGGCAATGGGCCCGTGGCCTTCAGCAACGGCCTCAACTCCAGCGGCAACGCCAGTTCCATCTTCCCGAGCGACCATCCCATCGCAGCCGCACCGAATAACTTCGTGTACGACCCCACCCTCAGCACCGATGCCGCCTTCTGGCGCGTGAAGCTCTGGACCAACGCCACGCCCGACATCAACAAGTACAACGACACGGTCGCCTTCGTGCAGGAGATCAGCAACTACATGGCCTACGACGATGGCAGCGCGGAGATGGGCTATGGCATCACGGCGTCGGGCGCCGCTGCCGCCTTGCGCTTCGACATCAGCGGTCAGGACAGCTTGCGCGCCGTTCGCATGTACTTCAATCCGCAGGCGAATGACCCCAACGATTCGCCCAACCCGGAGGAAGGCAGTTTCCTGATCACCGTTTGGAAGAGCCTGGATCCGGAAGTGATCCAGCACCAGAACTTCACCTTCTCATCGCCCACCTACCGCCTCGACGGCATCGACCACTTCGTGGAGATCCCGCTCGACAGCACGATCATGGTAGAAGGCACCATCTACGTGGGCTGGGTGCAGACCAACAACGTGAAGCTCAACGTCGGCTTCGACCGCAATCGCAACAACCAGGACAAGCTCTTCCGCAGGCTCACGCTCAACTTCGGGCCGAGCACGCAGCAGGGCTCCTTGATGCTGCGCCCTGTATTCGTCGCGGCGGTGGATCCGTTCGCGAACGTGCCGGAAGAAGCGGATGGACCAGGCGTGCTCCTCTTCCCGAATCCGGCCAATGAGGTGGTGATGGCACGGATGAGCGTGCCGGTTGAAGGCGCGCGGCTGCTTATCTGTGATGCCATGGGACGCACCGTGGCGGATGACCTCTTCACGGACGGCCGCTTGGTTGACGTGAGTGCGCTGGCCAACGGCCTCTACGTGGCGCGCATCGCCCATGCCGATGGCTCACTGATCGCGCAAGAGCGCCTGCTGATCCAGCGCTGATGGATCAGGATCCGGCTGAATCGCTCGGCGAAGAGCAGGAGCTCTTCGAGCACCATCGCATCGTATGCGATCCGAAGCAATCGCTGATCCGGCTCGATAAGTTCCTGTTCGACCGCCTGGCCAACACCTCCCGCAGCCGGATCCAGGCCGCTGCGAAAGCCGGCAATGTGCTGGTGAATGAGAAGCCCGCCAAGCCCAGCCAGAAGGTGAAGCCGGGCGATGCGGTCAGCATCGTGCTGCCTTATCCGCAGCGCGAAGTGGAACTGCTGCCGGAGGACATCCCGCTGGTGACGCTCTTCGAGGATGAGCACCTGGTGGTGATCGACAAGCCCGCCGGCCTGGTGGTGCATCCGGGCCACGGCAATTGGACCGGCACGCTGGTGAATGCACTGCTCTTCCACTTCGGCAAATTGCCACCGGTGCCCGGTGCTGAGATCCCGCGCCCAGGACTGGTGCACCGCCTCGATAAGGACACCAGTGGCGTGATGGTGGTGGGCAAGACCGAGGAAGCGCTCTCGCACCTGGCCCGGCAATTCTTCGATCGCACCAGCGATCGCCGGTACAACGGAATCGTGTGGGGCGACTTCGCCGAGGATGAAGGCCTGATCGAAGGGCACATCGGCCGCAGCAACAAGGACCGCACGGTGATGCAGGTCTTCCCCGAGGGCGAGCACGGCAAAGCCGCCGTGACGCGGTGGCGCGTGATCGAGCGATTTCGTTATGTGACGCTGGTGGAGTGCAAGCTCGAGACAGGCCGCACGCACCAGATCCGCGCGCACATGCAGTGGGTCGGCCACCCCCTCTTCAACGATGCGGCGTACGGCGGTGATCGCATCCTCAAGGGGACCACCTTCACCAAGTACCGGCAATTCGTCGAGAATTGCTTCGCGCTGCTGCCGCGCCAAGCCTTGCACGCGCGCACGCTCGATTTCGATCACCCCGCCACCGGTAAGCGCATGCGCTTCGAGAGCACCTTGCCCCTAGACATGCAGGCGGTGCTGGAGAAGTGGCGCACGTACACTAGCGCGAAGCCGCTGGAAGGGGAGGAGTGAGCGCGCTACCGGCTCACAAGCACTTTCCCAACAAAACCACTATGGCCGGTGATCTGAACGAAGTACAGACCTGAACGCAGGTGTTGTGTGCTGAATATGTCACTTCGACCGGCGTTGCTGACCAGCGCCTTGCGAAACATCATTCGGCCCATTTGGTCGAAGAGCGTCATCTCGTAGCGCCCGTTTGACAGCTCGGTCATTACCCATTGGTCCACGCCAACGGCAGCGATTGCAGGCTCAAGAGGTGCCGCAACAACCTCTGCAACCGCCACCGGCCCGCTGCACTCGCCTACATAGCTCTCGCCTATGAACTTGGCAACTCCGTTCACGAACACGCCATCGAGCGTGTCGCCGAACTTCACCATGAAGAGCGTGTCTTTGTAGAACGCCATGTCTGAAAGGGAACCAGGGTCAGAGACGAGGTCGCCCGGCACGCCGCACCATTCGGTGCCATCCCATGTAGCCAGACCCTTGCTCGAAACGCCACCCGCATAGTTGCAGAAGTGCCGCACCCACAGCAGGCCTTCGTGAACGAGCATCTTCACGGAGCATAGCGTGCTTGTGTTGTTCAAGTTGACTTGAATCCCGGAGCCCATGGAGTGGTAAGCGGTTCCATCCCAGCGCATTATGTTCATGCCAGCGTTGCCGGTGTTCGTTGTGAACTGCCCGCCGATGTATAGGTCGTTCCCGTAAACCTCAAGCGAACCGACTCCGGAAAGACCGCCAAGAATGCCTTGGCCAAGGGGCTGCCATTCGCCATCAACCAACTCGAACACGCAGCGCGCAGTACCGATCGAGGCGTTACTACTGATAACCAGCCGATCATTGTACTTCACGATATTGCCTACTGTGTTGTCGGGGTCATCAATATCGCCAATGGGCACCCATGAGCTCCCAATGCGTTTGGCTACGCCTTGGGCTGGAACCCCATCGGCAAAGTCAATTGCGCCAACCGCGTACATCGTGTCTTCTACGGAGCACAAGCGTGCGACAGCGGATCCGATGACGCTGCCATAAGAGCGCCATGCAGTTCCGTCATGGTAAGCCACTCTGCTGGAGGGCTGCCCATTCAGTTCTTCGAAGTCACCACCTATGAACAGCGTGTCATGATGCTGAAGAATGCTGAGAATCCTTCCAGGAACCACACCGGGCAAGGTGTCCCAATCCGCGTTCACATACCTGAGCACGCGGTTGGAGCTGTACCATAAGCTGCCCAAGGCGAGTGTGCCTCCATAGTACAGCGTGTCCTCGCCTGGGCTGGTGCATAGGTAGCCCGTGGACCACTGATCACCAGGGAAAGCGGTGGGCGCCCAATGAGGCTGGGCACATGCAGCAACCAAATGTGCGCAGCAAACCCCCGATGCGAGTATGCGAGCCATGTGCTAGCGGCTTACGATGAGCCTGAAGGCAGCTGCGCGTAGTCCGGCCACTCGCGCCAAATACACCCCTTGGCCGAGCTCGCTGGTGTCGATAAGGCTGCTTCGGCCTTGGCTACTAGGAAGGCTAGCTTGTCTCGCAAGCCTGCCTTCTGCATCGAAGAGACTGAATCGGTAATTGCCATCCGGCAAACCACCGAGCACCCATTGATCAGTTCCAATGGCCATGGCGAAAACGTCTGGAGTGGACAACGTTTGCACGTCCGGCAAGCCGGTGAATGCGTCAATGCAAATGGCCGTGACGAAGGCGTCCGTGCCGTTCGGCACCTGGGCATTGAAAACGGTCTGGAACCAGGCATCGTTGCCGGGGTTGAACAACGGGAAGAAAGAGGTGTCAGGCGCGGCCACTTTCGATGTCGAGCCGCTCAAATACAATTGTGTGGGCGCGAGCGCGATAGAGTTGATGGTCTCGATGAAGGGGAAGCCGCCGAAGAAAGGCGGCTGGCGCTCTTCGCCGCCGAAGTAAGTGGCGAGAATCAGGTAGTGGTCCGGCGTCCACGTCATCAGGAATGCATCAGCACCGAGCATGGGGGCGCCTGTGATGATGCTGTCCTGGAAGTAAATCCCATTCATTTCGGCGGAAGCATTCAATGGCGATTCGCCAATGGCCTGCGCAAGGATGCGCCCGGCGACGTGGATGTTGCCATTTGCGTCAATGCGCACGGCTTGCACATCCATACGATTAGGGCCGCTGGCGAGGTAGCTGGTCCACGTCCGTGAACGGTCCTGCCCGAACTCGAAGATGACCTGATCGCTCTCCGTGTACTGGTGCCACCCCACGCCTGGTACGACGTCGACAGCCTGATTCGTGGCGGCCACGAACACAATGTTGCCGGAAGGACCGATTTCCAGAATGTTCTTTCCATCCACATACTCAATGCCTTCCCAACCGATGAAGGTCCCCCACTGCACGTCACCATCCAAGGTGAACTCCACGAGCACTAGGTCACCGCCACCGTCGGCATAAATCGGCTGGTCGTAGGCATTGGCACCGCCATCCAGAATGGGTTCGAATCCTGGGCTTTCGCTGGTGCCGACCGCAATGATCCGGTTGCCGTGGCATTGAACCTTCCAGAGCCTGTCGGTCTGTTCATCCCCGACGTGCGTGGTGTAGCGCAGGTTGTCGGAAACATCAAGCGCGATGATGAAGCCGTCAACCCCGCCAGAGTGTGGCCTGACATAGGCGCCCGGTGGTTGATTGGCCGGTTGTGGCATTGTGCCCTGTGAGCCGCCGGCAATCACCAGGCGCCCCAGACTGTCAAGGTCGAGGCCATACACGCGCGAGTAGTAGTTCCCTAGGTAGGTTGACCAGCGCAGATTACCATCGATGTCGAATTGTGCGACAAAGCCGTTGACCACGCCACCTGCCGTGCCTGTGCTGTCGTTGTATGCTCCGGGTTTCTCGTCGATGTAGAGGCCATTGTCCTGAATCTCACCTCCGATGTAAATGTCCGTTCCGTCGAAGATGCTCCTCACTGCCATCGCGTTTGGATAGGCGTGTGCGTCAACGCCATCATTACCGCCATAGAATGCGGTCCACTTCAAAACATGATTCACATCAAAGCGGGTCACGAAAATGGGCCAAGGAACATTCGCGAATTGAAGGTCGAAGCCAGGGTCATTCGGGAAGAAGGAGTAGGCTGAATTGGTGACGCCTGCAACAAAGTAGTTGCCTGCGGTATCCGTTTCACTAACGTAGATGTATTCTTCATTTGCATCGCCCAGGTAACTGCTCCAGCAAAGGCCTTCCGCTTCATCATATGCGACCGGTTCGGGCCCCGCCTGCAAGTACAGCGGCAGCTCCGTGTCGTACGCGTCGAACTCGAAGCGCACGAGGTCCAGCCCATTGTCCGGCAAGTACTCGGCATTCCAGGAAAGCGGTTGCGGAACGCCCTGTGCATCAAGTTGGAATGCGCGCACCTGGTTCAGCTTGATGAACTTACCATCGCGCCAGATCTTCAACGCGCCCTCCACATCCACCTTCAGGCTGTCCTGTCCTTCGAATCCCAGCATCACTTGGTTCGGGTTGAAACCAGGTCGGCACGTAAGTGTCATCACAGGACCGCTGCTTCGGCTGTGCAGGGATAGGTCCACATCCTTAATGAACTCAGGATATGTGATCCCCTCGAATCCGGATATGGCTGTCACGCCGTTCGGTGCGGTGTGCGGCACATAGTAGTGCCTGACATGGCCGCGTTCGCCCCAAGGTTCCGGGGAGGCATAATTCCTCCCAGGACCGGCGGAGAGCATCCGGATGTTCAAGATGGTGTCGGGTGTGGTGGCGCTCGTATCGCGCAGCGTAACGGCGAAGGTGACCCGCGAGCTATCCTGAAGAAAAGTATTCAATGGGCTGCCTGATGAGGCGTACAGCACATCGGGGCATGCAACACCGAGGTTGTCGCGAAGTTGGCCCTCATTCTTCCAGAAGCTGAGGGCAGGATTCCCGGCCGCATCGAAGAAATCGGGAGGGGCTTGCTGGGCTGGAAGCATTACCGATGCGGAGAGCGCCGCGAAAGTGAGGCAGCTTCGTAGCGTTGGGCGCTGGGCTTCATCGCGGTTGGCTTTGGGAGGTTAAAACTAGAAGTTTTCAAGACCGATCTGCGTTCGGTCACAGCCGGTCGCGATCGTGCAATGTGACGACGGGCCTCGCGCTTCTGGTTGAGGCCAGCGAGGCAGCATGAGCGGCTCAGCGGGGTGATGCACGGCCGAGCCGCGCACGTCCCACCCCAAGGCCGAATAGCGCGAGGTCATAGCGCACCGGGTCGGCGGCATCGAATTCGCGTAAGGAGGCGGTGAGCTCCTCCACCGCTTTCCAATCGTCCTGCTTGCGGGTAAGGAGGCCGAGAGCACGCGCCACGCGGCCGGTATGCACATCAAGCGGCACCATCAGGTCGGCAGGCTTGATCCGTTTCCAGAGACCGAGGTCCACACCGCGGTCATTGGGCCGCACCATCCAGCGCAGGTACATGTTGATGCGCTTGGCATTGCTGCCCTTCGATGGATCAGTGACATGCTTGCGTGTGCGCGGCTGATGCTTCGGCTCGAAGAAGCGTTGCTTGAAGCGCGCGATGGCGGAGCCCATATCGCCGGTCGTTTCGTTCTCAAGGAAAGCCGCTTCGATGCCGCCATGCTTCGCGCACAGGTGGCGCAACGCGACGATGAAGTGCTTCAGGTCCGTGCCGTTGAAGGTGCGATGCACGAAGCCGCCCACGTGCTTAAGGTCCGTTGCGTCGGCGTTCATCACGAAATCGAAGGGCCGCTCATCCATGAGCCGTGCCAGCTTCCACGCGTTGCTGATGATGGTCTTGCGCTGGCCCCAGGCGATGGTGGCGGTGAGGAAGCCGATCATCTCCGCATCTTCCCGCTTGCTGAAGGCGCGCGGCACCTGGATCGGGTCGTCGGTAATGAATGAAGGGCGCGCGAGCCGGTCGTACGCTTCATCGAGGAGCGACTTCATTCCATTCCGGTCCTCCGGTCGCCTCGGCATCAGCCAAGATCCTTGCTTGCAAGCGCCTTCACGGTCTGGCCATTTGCCCGGATGTTCCTGGCTGCCAGTTCCACGGAGATCGCGATGCGCTTATCGCGCGTTTGCCCGGTCCGAGCACCGAGCACCCAGGTGAGGATCTGCTTGCGCGCGCCGGGCGGGAAGGCTTCATAGTGGGAAAGTGCCTTCTTGTTCTTCCTTAAGGCGCGCAGCAGGTCCGCCGGCATCTCAAAGGCCTCGGCGGCATCGATGCTCGTCCACGATCCGTTCTGCTTGGCGATCCCGATCTTCTTCAGCCCCGCGGCAGTCATCCGCTTCGTGGCGATGAGCTTCTCAATGCGCTCCTTGTTCAGCTTGCTCCAGACGCTCTTTGGCTTGCGCGGGCAGAAGTACTGCATGCGGCGATCAGCATCGAGCTTGCGGGGCACGCTGTCGATCCACCCGAAGCAGAGCGCTTCCTCCACCACGGCTTCGTAGCTCACGTATCGTTCAGCCCGATGGATTTTCCAGGTCACGAGCCAGATGCCGGCACTGCGAGCATGGTTCCTCTTCAGCCACGAGCGCCATTTCGCGCGGCTGGTCACTTCCACTTGTCCGAGCCCGTCGAGCTTGGTCGGCATTGGCGGCCGCTAGCGCTGCGGGATCGCGAAGCTGGGCATCTCCATCAGCTGGTACCCGCTGATGTCGAAGAGGGCATCATCCACCTTGCCAGCGACGAGCTCCTTGATATAGCAGACAACCCGCTCATCGCCTTGCGCGGGCAACCACTCAAACTCGAGCGGGAAGCCCTCGACATCGGTGCGGGCATGGCGGTTCTGTTGGGCGGCCTGGCCGTCCATGCCGCGCGCCATGTCGATGAAGGCGTTGCGAAGGCCAGTGGCCACCCATGCCGTCCATGTTCCCTCTTTGCTGGTGGCGATCACCTTGGTGCAGCTATGCCCTTCGATCACCTTCGTCTCCTTGGTCACGGTGACCACCGGCTGCTCGCCCTTCGCGCTGCCGTCAGCGGGGAGCTCGGGCCGCTTCACCTTCATGGCCATGCGACTGCCTTGGCCGTTATCGATCAGCGTGTAGCTCCAGTTGCCGCGCAGGTCGGTGAGCATGCGCATCTGCTGTGCCTGGTCGGGCATCAACAGTTCATATAGGATCATGTCGGCGCGGCCCCAGAAGCGGATGTTCACCGGGCTATGCTTGTCCTCCTTGTCGTTCTTGTACGTGTGCATCTCCATGCGGAAGCTGCCGATGAAGGCATCATTGCCGGCAGGAATCCGGGATGCACTGGTGAAGAGGCCTACGGTGATCAGCAGGCAGAGGAAGATGGCGCGCATCATGGCGGTGGGGATTTGGCCGAAAGGTAGAAGGGCTCAGGGCTGAATCACCCCATCCTTCATCACCAGCTTGCGGTCGGCCATATCCGCCAGTTCCTCGTTGTGCGTCACGATCACGAAGGTCTGCCCGAGTTCCTTCCGCAGGTCGAAGAAGAGCTGATGCAGCTCGCGGGCGTGCGCGCTGTCGAGGTTGCCGCTGGGCTCATCGGCCAGCACCACGCTTGGGCTGTTGAATAGCGCACGGGCCACGGCCACGCGTTGCTGCTCGCCGCCGCTCAGTTGGGCGGGCTTGTGTTCCATGCGCGGGAGCACGTTCAAGCGCTTCAGCAACTCCTCCGCGCGCGGCGCGCATTCGCTTTTGCCCTTGCCGGCGATCAGGCCCGGCATCATCACGTTCTCCAGCGCAGTGAACTCCGGAAGCAAATGGTGGAACTGGAACACAAAGCCGATATGAGCGTTGCGGAAGGCGGAAAGCGCCTTCGGCCCCATCCTCGAGGCTTCCTGATCGTTGATGCGAAGGTGGCCCTCGTCGGGTCGCTCCAAGGTTCCGAGGATCTGCAAGAGCGTGGTCTTTCCGGCTCCGCTCGCACCCACGATGCTCACCACCTCACCCTTCGCCACGCGCAGGTCCACGCCTTTCAGCACTTCCAAGGCGCCGTAGCGCTTGCGGATCCCGATGGCTTCGATCATGGCGTAAAGGAAGCCACGGAGCGTGAATCGGGCCGCGGGCTACTTTCGCCGCGCATCCGAATCGATCCGCATGAACCTGCACGAGTACCAAGGCAAGAGCATCCTCGCCCAGCATGGCGTCCGCATCCAACGTGGACTGGTGGCCTACAATGCCGATGAGGCCGTTGATCAAGCCAAGCGGCTGGCCCAGGAGACCGGCACCAAGTTCTGGGTGGTTAAGGCGCAGATCCATGCAGGCGGCCGTGGCAAAGGCGGTGGCGTGAAGCTCGCCAAGAGCATCGACGAGGTGCGCGAGAAGGCCGAGGCCATCATTGGCATGCAGCTCATCACGCCGCAAACGCCGCCGACGGGCAAGAAGGTGCACAAAGTGCTCATCGCGGAGGACATGTATTACCCCGGTGCCAGTGAGACCAAGGAGTATTACATGAGCGTGCTGCTCGATCGAGCCAGCGGCAGGAACATCATCATGTACAGCACCGAGGGCGGCATGGACATCGAGGAGGTGGCCGAGCGCACGCCCGAGAAGATCTTCAAGGAGGAGGTGGATCCGCGCGTGGGCCTGCGCCCCTTCCAATGCAACAAGATCGCTGTGAACCTGGGCTGCAACGGCAACGCGAAGAAGGAGATGGTGAAGTTCGTGGCCGCGCTCTACAAGGCATACGAGAGCAGCGATGCCGCCATGTTCGAGATCAACCCGGTGCTCAAGACCAGCGATGACAAGATCGCGGCTGTTGATGCCAAGGT
Coding sequences within it:
- a CDS encoding PASTA domain-containing protein yields the protein MKRLLPVLAPVVVAVGLLLVGWAWLRGYTRHNELMRVPDLAGATLAEAEGLLAKRDLSAVVIDSVFVEDRPKGTVVDQDPDAGKEVKPGRKVYLVLNANQPKMIDMPKLVDLSKRQALSVLDILGLKVKEMQYKPDPCVDCVIAQLYKGHPIAPDERIRRGEAITLVLGAGEKGERVPVPDLTGLSMADVQLVLNMASLNLGVQVECLGCNTAADSAFARVRRQSPAAGASNRIALGSTIDLWLTADTAGLRPADDWNDPSRYTSPDSLHEP
- a CDS encoding T9SS type A sorting domain-containing protein, whose translation is MNRSRLFFMGIALLAAEGLIAQAEVLTPLQARPVPEAIRALRKADGLNEHFIYLNDTQTLPIVDDFSIDRTRKRWAQATDPGVTLEETIYRLEVAGASTWDMVFSDDTTFTYLTDMDPVPPVTTRTPLPPITVLLRDVTVYPPTDLVVEAWPAYNIFDTIQSPSPDILFLTSPELIQDSLLVYEVPIDTRTYMNPDNSVRPLILWEDDDVYINGNYPIEPPTIGVATFDGLARTGYPYDYEQFTAYGIADHLTSVPIDLSTFGPEDSLYLSFFYQTIGLSADNDVQPVDSLVLEFWNPLGFWNRVWRTPYVPQAAFEQVLVPIKLAQYFQGDFRFRFLNYGRLSGSYDHWHLDYVRLDQQRSFDDTRLIDVAYMYPETSLLQTYTSVTFGKFAETPSTYMAPSITASQRNLDTEDRFITYGMLAREENGNGPVAFSNGLNSSGNASSIFPSDHPIAAAPNNFVYDPTLSTDAAFWRVKLWTNATPDINKYNDTVAFVQEISNYMAYDDGSAEMGYGITASGAAAALRFDISGQDSLRAVRMYFNPQANDPNDSPNPEEGSFLITVWKSLDPEVIQHQNFTFSSPTYRLDGIDHFVEIPLDSTIMVEGTIYVGWVQTNNVKLNVGFDRNRNNQDKLFRRLTLNFGPSTQQGSLMLRPVFVAAVDPFANVPEEADGPGVLLFPNPANEVVMARMSVPVEGARLLICDAMGRTVADDLFTDGRLVDVSALANGLYVARIAHADGSLIAQERLLIQR
- a CDS encoding RluA family pseudouridine synthase, producing the protein MDQDPAESLGEEQELFEHHRIVCDPKQSLIRLDKFLFDRLANTSRSRIQAAAKAGNVLVNEKPAKPSQKVKPGDAVSIVLPYPQREVELLPEDIPLVTLFEDEHLVVIDKPAGLVVHPGHGNWTGTLVNALLFHFGKLPPVPGAEIPRPGLVHRLDKDTSGVMVVGKTEEALSHLARQFFDRTSDRRYNGIVWGDFAEDEGLIEGHIGRSNKDRTVMQVFPEGEHGKAAVTRWRVIERFRYVTLVECKLETGRTHQIRAHMQWVGHPLFNDAAYGGDRILKGTTFTKYRQFVENCFALLPRQALHARTLDFDHPATGKRMRFESTLPLDMQAVLEKWRTYTSAKPLEGEE
- a CDS encoding T9SS type A sorting domain-containing protein, which codes for MLRYVNADWDTLPGVVPGRILSILQHHDTLFIGGDFEELNGQPSSRVAYHDGTAWRSYGSVIGSAVARLCSVEDTMYAVGAIDFADGVPAQGVAKRIGSSWVPIGDIDDPDNTVGNIVKYNDRLVISSNASIGTARCVFELVDGEWQPLGQGILGGLSGVGSLEVYGNDLYIGGQFTTNTGNAGMNIMRWDGTAYHSMGSGIQVNLNNTSTLCSVKMLVHEGLLWVRHFCNYAGGVSSKGLATWDGTEWCGVPGDLVSDPGSLSDMAFYKDTLFMVKFGDTLDGVFVNGVAKFIGESYVGECSGPVAVAEVVAAPLEPAIAAVGVDQWVMTELSNGRYEMTLFDQMGRMMFRKALVSNAGRSDIFSTQHLRSGLYFVQITGHSGFVGKVLVSR
- a CDS encoding TIGR02757 family protein codes for the protein MKSLLDEAYDRLARPSFITDDPIQVPRAFSKREDAEMIGFLTATIAWGQRKTIISNAWKLARLMDERPFDFVMNADATDLKHVGGFVHRTFNGTDLKHFIVALRHLCAKHGGIEAAFLENETTGDMGSAIARFKQRFFEPKHQPRTRKHVTDPSKGSNAKRINMYLRWMVRPNDRGVDLGLWKRIKPADLMVPLDVHTGRVARALGLLTRKQDDWKAVEELTASLREFDAADPVRYDLALFGLGVGRARLGRASPR
- a CDS encoding YdeI/OmpD-associated family protein → MPTKLDGLGQVEVTSRAKWRSWLKRNHARSAGIWLVTWKIHRAERYVSYEAVVEEALCFGWIDSVPRKLDADRRMQYFCPRKPKSVWSKLNKERIEKLIATKRMTAAGLKKIGIAKQNGSWTSIDAAEAFEMPADLLRALRKNKKALSHYEAFPPGARKQILTWVLGARTGQTRDKRIAISVELAARNIRANGQTVKALASKDLG
- a CDS encoding DUF4412 domain-containing protein, which translates into the protein MMRAIFLCLLITVGLFTSASRIPAGNDAFIGSFRMEMHTYKNDKEDKHSPVNIRFWGRADMILYELLMPDQAQQMRMLTDLRGNWSYTLIDNGQGSRMAMKVKRPELPADGSAKGEQPVVTVTKETKVIEGHSCTKVIATSKEGTWTAWVATGLRNAFIDMARGMDGQAAQQNRHARTDVEGFPLEFEWLPAQGDERVVCYIKELVAGKVDDALFDISGYQLMEMPSFAIPQR
- a CDS encoding ABC transporter ATP-binding protein; its protein translation is MIEAIGIRKRYGALEVLKGVDLRVAKGEVVSIVGASGAGKTTLLQILGTLERPDEGHLRINDQEASRMGPKALSAFRNAHIGFVFQFHHLLPEFTALENVMMPGLIAGKGKSECAPRAEELLKRLNVLPRMEHKPAQLSGGEQQRVAVARALFNSPSVVLADEPSGNLDSAHARELHQLFFDLRKELGQTFVIVTHNEELADMADRKLVMKDGVIQP
- the sucC gene encoding ADP-forming succinate--CoA ligase subunit beta, which encodes MNLHEYQGKSILAQHGVRIQRGLVAYNADEAVDQAKRLAQETGTKFWVVKAQIHAGGRGKGGGVKLAKSIDEVREKAEAIIGMQLITPQTPPTGKKVHKVLIAEDMYYPGASETKEYYMSVLLDRASGRNIIMYSTEGGMDIEEVAERTPEKIFKEEVDPRVGLRPFQCNKIAVNLGCNGNAKKEMVKFVAALYKAYESSDAAMFEINPVLKTSDDKIAAVDAKVRLDGNALFRHPDYVEMRDKTEEDPIEVEAGEAGLNYVRLDGNVGCMVNGAGLAMATMDIIKLSGGEPANFLDVGGTADAARVEKAFRIILKDERVKAILVNIFGGIVRCDRVAQGIVDAYKNIGDIQVPIIVRLQGTNAVEAKELIDRSGLKVLSAVALQEAADRVKEVLA